A portion of the Ardenticatenales bacterium genome contains these proteins:
- a CDS encoding SUMF1/EgtB/PvdO family nonheme iron enzyme: protein MADKARRLALLIGNNQFEDEKHFPPLRTPANDVADMAAMLARHGEFEILGTLVDADEPTIRRAIADLYGQAERGDLTLLYYSGHGQKGTDGSLYLAARDTDFRRLRATGVRESFIQETMADSRSRHHVVVLDCCFSGAFAQGAKRGAAEPLLLEKLRGEATAILASSGTIQYSFEEKGRNSLFTSALLQGMETGRADENEDGLITVDELFAYADRQVRDQRRDQTPMLAQQKREIERLVLVRNPLGKARAATLPVTMTPPPPAPAATQTKGVAPAVAPPPSALPGWLWGMGGVLVTLALVFFLLWVSERNRVGLPETPAATSPSVAQVTEPLATSPTAKATNTPRPEPSGTPSATATDTRTPTHTPSPTPEPRPTATSTPGIGSPQVSPVDGMRQWFIPAGNFLMGSTDADANAASDEKPQHEVYLDAFWMDETEVTNDQFAQFTAAASYETTAEQEGGGYIYTSSGWEYTEGADWQHPQGPGSSLDGLGDHPVVLVSWQDAAAYCEWAGRALPTEAQWEKAARGEDGRIYPWGDTFDGTRLNYCDSNCEFDWKDTSVDDGYARTAPVGSYDAGASPYQALDMAGNVWEWVADWYDSGYYQNAPARNPPGPASGSYKVLRGGAWNYTSINKTARTASRSELAPTVLDDSLGFRCTQEYLLP, encoded by the coding sequence ATGGCTGATAAGGCGCGACGATTAGCTTTGTTGATAGGCAATAACCAATTTGAGGACGAGAAACACTTCCCGCCGCTGCGCACGCCGGCCAACGACGTCGCCGACATGGCGGCCATGTTGGCGCGGCATGGGGAGTTCGAAATCCTGGGTACGCTGGTGGACGCGGACGAGCCGACCATCCGCCGCGCCATCGCCGACCTCTACGGCCAGGCGGAGCGGGGGGACCTGACGCTGCTCTATTATTCCGGGCACGGGCAGAAAGGAACGGATGGGTCGTTGTACCTGGCCGCCAGAGACACGGACTTCCGCCGCCTGCGAGCCACGGGCGTGCGCGAATCCTTTATCCAGGAAACGATGGCCGATAGTCGTTCTCGCCATCATGTGGTCGTCCTCGACTGCTGCTTTAGCGGCGCGTTTGCCCAGGGCGCGAAGCGCGGCGCCGCCGAGCCGCTGCTGCTGGAGAAGCTGCGCGGCGAAGCCACGGCGATTCTGGCCTCGTCCGGCACGATTCAGTACTCCTTTGAAGAGAAGGGGCGCAACTCCCTCTTTACCAGCGCCCTGCTGCAGGGGATGGAGACCGGACGGGCGGACGAAAACGAGGACGGCCTGATCACGGTGGACGAACTGTTTGCCTACGCCGACCGCCAGGTGCGCGACCAGCGCCGCGACCAGACCCCCATGTTGGCGCAGCAGAAGCGGGAGATTGAGCGCCTTGTCCTCGTCCGTAACCCGTTGGGCAAAGCCAGAGCGGCGACCCTGCCCGTGACCATGACCCCGCCGCCGCCCGCTCCTGCGGCTACGCAAACCAAAGGCGTCGCCCCCGCCGTGGCGCCGCCGCCGTCCGCCCTACCCGGCTGGTTGTGGGGCATGGGCGGCGTGTTGGTGACGCTGGCACTGGTCTTTTTCCTGCTATGGGTATCGGAACGAAACCGCGTCGGCTTGCCGGAGACGCCCGCGGCAACGTCGCCTTCGGTAGCGCAGGTAACGGAACCCCTGGCGACTTCGCCCACGGCAAAAGCGACCAACACGCCTCGCCCCGAACCTTCAGGAACGCCTTCTGCGACGGCAACCGATACGCGCACACCGACGCATACCCCATCGCCGACGCCTGAACCCCGACCAACGGCCACGTCCACGCCAGGGATTGGCAGCCCGCAGGTTTCCCCAGTAGATGGCATGAGGCAATGGTTCATTCCTGCAGGGAACTTCTTGATGGGGTCAACGGATGCGGACGCTAATGCTGCCAGTGATGAGAAGCCGCAGCATGAAGTGTACCTGGATGCCTTCTGGATGGACGAGACGGAAGTGACGAATGACCAGTTTGCTCAATTTACAGCCGCCGCGAGCTACGAGACGACAGCCGAGCAAGAAGGTGGAGGCTACATTTACACATCCAGCGGTTGGGAGTACACCGAAGGGGCCGACTGGCAACATCCACAAGGACCGGGCAGCAGCCTGGATGGGTTGGGCGATCATCCGGTGGTGCTGGTTTCCTGGCAGGACGCCGCCGCCTACTGCGAATGGGCGGGGCGGGCGCTGCCCACGGAAGCACAGTGGGAAAAAGCCGCGCGCGGCGAGGATGGGCGCATTTATCCCTGGGGAGACACGTTTGATGGGACTCGTCTGAACTATTGCGACAGCAACTGTGAATTTGACTGGAAGGATACGAGCGTGGATGATGGTTATGCGCGCACAGCGCCAGTGGGCAGCTATGACGCTGGGGCCAGTCCGTACCAGGCGCTGGATATGGCGGGCAATGTGTGGGAATGGGTTGCGGACTGGTATGATAGCGGCTATTATCAAAACGCGCCCGCCCGCAACCCGCCGGGCCCCGCGTCAGGTTCATACAAGGTGCTTCGGGGCGGCGCGTGGAATTATACTAGCATCAATAAAACTGCACGCACGGCCTCCCGTAGCGAGCTTGCCCCCACTGTGCTCGACGACAGTCTCGGCTTTCGGTGCACCCAAGAGTACCTTCTCCCGTAG
- a CDS encoding SUMF1/EgtB/PvdO family nonheme iron enzyme: MVPFVSGLPGFSDSSDQATGLCCRGTGAKVLRGGAWNNNNQNARAAIRNSSAPADRVSNVGFRCAQEYSLP; this comes from the coding sequence ATGGTTCCCTTCGTTTCTGGATTACCAGGCTTTTCTGACAGTTCTGACCAGGCGACTGGTTTGTGCTGCAGGGGAACGGGCGCAAAGGTGCTTCGGGGCGGCGCGTGGAACAACAACAACCAGAACGCGCGCGCGGCCATCCGTAACAGCAGCGCCCCCGCCGACCGCGTCAGCAACGTCGGCTTTCGCTGCGCCCAGGAGTACTCTCTCCCGTAA
- a CDS encoding type II toxin-antitoxin system RelE/ParE family toxin produces the protein MNYEITSTSFFDKWLKGLKDRTTRNKVLARIDRVQNGNFGDFKSLDDNLFELRFFFGGGLRIYYTIRHHQVVLLLNGGSKSSQSRDIERARQMIQELE, from the coding sequence ATGAATTATGAAATCACCAGCACATCGTTTTTTGATAAATGGCTGAAAGGATTGAAAGATCGGACAACAAGGAACAAAGTGCTTGCTCGCATCGACCGTGTTCAAAATGGCAACTTTGGTGATTTCAAGTCGCTTGATGACAATTTGTTTGAGTTGCGCTTTTTCTTTGGCGGCGGATTGCGTATTTACTACACCATCCGCCATCATCAAGTGGTTCTGCTGTTGAATGGCGGTAGCAAATCCAGCCAGAGTAGAGACATTGAAAGAGCCAGGCAAATGATTCAAGAACTGGAGTGA
- a CDS encoding putative addiction module antidote protein has translation MSIKTKPFDVAEHLETDDDIWEFLAEVLATGTTSDFIHALNTAARAKGMTEVARQAGVTRASLYKSLSADGNPRFETISKIIEALGGHLSVVGQ, from the coding sequence ATGAGTATCAAAACCAAACCTTTCGATGTTGCGGAACATTTGGAAACAGACGACGATATCTGGGAGTTTCTTGCGGAGGTGTTGGCTACCGGCACTACTTCCGATTTTATTCATGCACTGAATACGGCTGCTAGAGCCAAAGGCATGACTGAAGTTGCCAGACAAGCAGGCGTAACGCGCGCAAGCCTATATAAATCGTTGTCAGCCGATGGCAACCCTCGGTTTGAAACGATCAGTAAAATCATTGAAGCGTTAGGAGGGCATTTGTCCGTTGTCGGTCAATAA
- a CDS encoding type II toxin-antitoxin system RelE/ParE family toxin produces the protein MIKSFGDRETERVFNGKFARKLPHDIQRVAERKLIMLHKSVTLTDLRVPPANRLEALRGKRQGQYSIRINDQWRICFEWREDGVYDVEITDYH, from the coding sequence ATGATCAAGTCGTTCGGGGACAGGGAAACGGAGCGGGTGTTTAATGGAAAGTTTGCCAGGAAATTGCCTCATGACATACAGCGTGTGGCAGAACGGAAATTGATAATGCTGCACAAATCTGTAACGTTGACTGATTTGCGTGTGCCTCCAGCAAATCGTCTGGAGGCGCTAAGGGGGAAGCGGCAAGGTCAGTACAGCATTCGGATCAACGACCAATGGCGTATTTGTTTTGAGTGGCGAGAAGATGGCGTGTATGACGTGGAGATAACGGATTATCATTGA
- a CDS encoding HigA family addiction module antidote protein encodes MRDYAPIHPGEILREEFLLPMGISQYRLARDIGVPPMRISKIVRGERSITADTALRLARYFGMSVEFWMGIQAHYDVEVAKMALADRLEQEVRVLAEA; translated from the coding sequence ATGAGAGATTATGCTCCGATACATCCTGGGGAGATATTGCGGGAGGAGTTTTTGTTGCCCATGGGCATCAGCCAGTATCGACTGGCAAGGGATATTGGCGTGCCGCCTATGCGGATTAGCAAGATTGTACGAGGGGAGAGAAGTATTACGGCGGATACTGCCTTGCGCCTGGCGCGTTATTTTGGCATGTCCGTCGAATTTTGGATGGGCATTCAAGCGCATTACGATGTAGAAGTGGCAAAAATGGCGCTGGCCGATAGATTGGAGCAGGAAGTAAGGGTGTTGGCGGAGGCGTAA
- a CDS encoding type II toxin-antitoxin system RelE/ParE family toxin, which produces MDDQMRLRVLFYKSTSGRQPVREWLKALPSPDRKIIGEDLKTAQFGWPLGMPLIRKLEADLWEVRSNLPNRIARVIFTVEEDKMVLLHAFIKKSQKTPTSDLEVARRRLQALRGE; this is translated from the coding sequence ATGGATGATCAGATGCGCTTGCGGGTTCTCTTCTACAAGTCAACCAGCGGAAGGCAACCCGTGCGTGAGTGGTTAAAGGCGTTGCCGTCTCCAGATCGGAAAATAATCGGCGAAGATTTGAAGACAGCCCAATTTGGGTGGCCGTTGGGTATGCCGTTGATTCGTAAACTGGAGGCTGATTTGTGGGAAGTGCGCTCTAATCTTCCCAATCGTATTGCCCGCGTGATCTTTACCGTAGAAGAAGACAAGATGGTGCTGCTTCATGCATTTATCAAGAAGTCACAAAAAACGCCAACCAGTGATTTGGAGGTAGCCAGAAGGCGGTTGCAGGCGCTGCGAGGAGAATGA
- a CDS encoding XRE family transcriptional regulator encodes MNEKHLGDSLDDFLQEEGLLAEAEAVAIKRVIAYQIFQLMTEQNLSKAEMARRMQTSRAAVDRLLDPSNASATLATLEKAALVLGKRLQVALV; translated from the coding sequence ATGAACGAGAAGCATTTAGGAGATAGTTTGGACGACTTCTTGCAGGAAGAAGGGCTGTTGGCGGAAGCGGAGGCCGTTGCTATTAAGCGGGTTATCGCTTATCAGATTTTTCAATTGATGACGGAGCAAAATCTGTCCAAAGCCGAAATGGCGCGGCGTATGCAAACCAGTCGCGCTGCTGTTGACAGGTTACTTGACCCGAGCAATGCGTCCGCAACGCTGGCTACATTGGAAAAGGCGGCGTTGGTGCTGGGAAAACGGTTGCAAGTAGCGCTCGTGTAA
- a CDS encoding YbaK/EbsC family protein: MVNRVMDAGDLEQYVREAGIPAEVVRLAVETPTVSAAATAVNASVDQIVKSLLFLVDGEPLLVVANGETRVGYKRLADYLGVSRRRVKLANAAQVREILGYEVGAVPPFGHKTPVRTLVEAGVLAQEEVYAGGGGMNALVRLRVAELLRVIGGETANLAQE; the protein is encoded by the coding sequence ATGGTAAATAGGGTGATGGATGCGGGGGATTTGGAGCAGTATGTGCGCGAGGCGGGGATTCCGGCGGAGGTGGTGCGCTTGGCGGTAGAGACGCCAACTGTATCCGCGGCGGCTACCGCCGTAAATGCTTCCGTAGACCAGATTGTGAAGTCGCTGCTGTTCCTGGTGGATGGGGAACCGCTGCTGGTGGTGGCGAATGGGGAGACGCGGGTGGGATATAAGCGGCTGGCGGATTACCTGGGGGTGAGCCGGCGGCGGGTGAAGCTGGCCAACGCGGCGCAGGTGCGGGAGATTTTGGGGTATGAGGTAGGAGCCGTGCCCCCGTTTGGACACAAGACGCCCGTGCGCACGTTGGTGGAGGCGGGGGTGCTGGCGCAGGAGGAGGTTTACGCGGGCGGCGGAGGCATGAACGCGCTGGTGCGGCTGCGGGTGGCGGAACTGCTGCGGGTGATTGGGGGCGAAACCGCGAATCTGGCGCAGGAATAA
- a CDS encoding zinc-binding dehydrogenase → MKAVVFHAHGDLDQVAVADVPVPEIGADDVLLAPRAAALNRLDLWVLAGWPALKLKLPHVMGSDGAGVVAQVGANVTHYRVGDRVAVNPTYSCGWCDFCRSGRDHMCDQFAIFGEHLPGFYAEYARVPARNLLPLPDHVSFAHAAAASLVFVTAWHSLIQAGGLQAGEDVLIVGAGGGVNTAAIQIARLAGARTIYVVGSNAAKLAQARELGADVTIDRSQEDWSRAVYKATNRQGVDVVVDNVGAATYHLSLRALKKGGRLLTVGNTSGPKFEFDNRLMFGKHLRIIGSTMGPQPDYERVMQLMFQGKLRPVIDTIYPLTEGPAALHRLRDGDIAGKLVLEIPG, encoded by the coding sequence ATGAAGGCGGTTGTTTTTCATGCGCATGGCGACCTGGATCAGGTCGCGGTCGCGGATGTGCCCGTGCCGGAAATTGGCGCGGATGACGTGCTGCTTGCGCCGCGGGCCGCGGCTCTGAATCGACTGGACCTGTGGGTTCTCGCGGGTTGGCCCGCCCTCAAACTGAAGCTGCCGCACGTGATGGGCAGCGATGGCGCGGGCGTGGTGGCCCAGGTCGGCGCCAATGTCACCCACTACCGGGTGGGAGACCGCGTCGCCGTCAATCCCACGTATAGCTGCGGCTGGTGTGATTTCTGCCGGTCTGGACGCGACCATATGTGTGATCAGTTCGCCATTTTCGGTGAACATCTGCCCGGATTTTACGCGGAATACGCGCGCGTGCCGGCACGCAACCTCCTTCCCCTGCCCGATCACGTCAGCTTCGCCCACGCTGCCGCCGCCTCCCTCGTCTTCGTCACCGCCTGGCACTCCCTCATCCAGGCCGGCGGCCTGCAAGCGGGCGAAGACGTCCTCATCGTCGGCGCGGGCGGGGGCGTGAACACCGCCGCCATCCAGATAGCCCGACTTGCCGGCGCGCGCACCATCTACGTGGTAGGATCAAATGCGGCAAAACTGGCCCAGGCGCGCGAACTGGGCGCGGACGTGACCATCGACCGCAGCCAGGAAGATTGGAGCCGCGCCGTCTACAAGGCCACTAACCGCCAGGGCGTGGACGTCGTCGTGGATAATGTGGGCGCGGCCACCTACCATCTTTCCCTGCGCGCCCTGAAAAAAGGAGGCCGCCTACTCACCGTAGGCAACACCAGCGGCCCCAAATTCGAGTTCGACAACCGCCTCATGTTTGGCAAGCACCTGCGCATCATCGGCAGCACCATGGGACCGCAGCCCGACTATGAGCGCGTCATGCAATTGATGTTCCAGGGCAAACTCCGCCCCGTCATCGACACCATCTATCCCCTCACGGAAGGCCCTGCCGCCCTCCACCGCCTCCGTGATGGTGATATTGCCGGCAAATTGGTGTTGGAGATACCCGGTTGA
- a CDS encoding tetratricopeptide repeat protein: MNKTDTITLARKLRQDDQLEESQRLLFQLMKEYPDDPLVLFEVGGSFDVLGEERDAIPYYQDAIDNGLADNDLQECLVCLGSSQRVTGQFADAVDTLEEAVAQFPNNNSGRVFLALAYYSVGRHEDAVRTLLALLLETTRDEDISAYSDALDYYKDNLDEVVE, from the coding sequence ATGAACAAGACAGACACGATCACCCTGGCGCGCAAACTGCGGCAGGACGACCAATTAGAAGAATCGCAGCGGTTGTTATTCCAACTCATGAAGGAGTACCCCGACGACCCCCTCGTTCTCTTTGAGGTCGGCGGCTCCTTTGACGTCCTCGGCGAAGAACGAGATGCCATCCCCTACTATCAGGATGCCATCGACAACGGCCTCGCCGACAACGACCTGCAAGAATGTCTCGTCTGCCTGGGCAGCAGCCAGCGCGTCACCGGTCAGTTCGCCGACGCCGTGGACACGCTGGAAGAAGCCGTGGCCCAATTCCCGAACAACAACAGCGGGCGCGTTTTCCTGGCCCTGGCCTACTACAGCGTCGGTCGCCATGAAGACGCGGTGCGCACGCTGCTGGCGCTGCTGCTGGAAACGACCCGGGACGAAGATATTTCGGCCTACAGCGATGCGCTCGATTACTACAAGGACAATCTCGACGAGGTGGTGGAATAA
- the pckA gene encoding phosphoenolpyruvate carboxykinase (ATP) — MQHFGSFVGKYGVENHGIKNAGTVYWNLTTPMLYEQAVRRREGTIAHLGPLVVHTGDHTGRSPNDKFIVREPTSENDIWWGKVNRDISQEKFDNLLRKMLAYLQNRDIFVFDGYAGADSDYRLPVRVITEYAWHNLFARNMFIREPNPEKLVNIVPGFTVIDMPRFHAEPEWDGTNSRTFILVDFGKHLVLIGGTEYGGEIKKSIFSALNYYLPKRGVLSMHCSANYGVDKDDVALFFGLSGTGKTTLSNDPARHLIGDDEHGWSDNGVFNFEGGCYAKVIRLDPKGEPEIYETTRRFGTILENVVYNSDDRHLNLDDDAYTENTRSSYPITHIGNADPMGIGGHPKNVIFLTADAFGVLPPISRLTKAQAMYHFLSGYTAKVAGTERGVTEPQATFSACFGAPFMPLHPGAYAKLLGEKIDAHNATVWLLNTGWSGGPYGVGSRMKLAYTRRMVSAILAGDLDNAEFEKDPVFGLYVPKHVQDVPDKVLRPRETWESPEAYDVQAMKLARMFQANFKQFESGVTSEVVAAGPLVEMA, encoded by the coding sequence ATGCAACACTTCGGTTCGTTCGTCGGAAAATATGGTGTAGAGAATCATGGCATCAAGAATGCCGGCACAGTCTACTGGAACCTCACCACCCCCATGCTCTATGAACAGGCGGTACGCCGTCGTGAAGGTACTATCGCCCACCTGGGTCCCCTCGTCGTCCACACCGGCGACCACACGGGCCGGTCTCCCAACGATAAATTCATCGTGCGCGAACCCACCAGCGAAAACGACATCTGGTGGGGCAAAGTCAACCGCGACATCAGCCAGGAAAAATTTGATAACCTGCTGCGCAAGATGCTGGCCTACCTGCAAAACCGCGACATCTTCGTCTTCGATGGCTACGCCGGGGCCGATTCTGACTATCGCCTGCCGGTGCGCGTCATCACCGAATATGCCTGGCACAACCTGTTTGCCCGCAACATGTTCATCCGCGAACCCAACCCGGAGAAACTGGTGAACATCGTCCCCGGCTTCACGGTGATTGATATGCCCCGCTTCCATGCCGAACCGGAGTGGGACGGAACGAACAGCCGCACCTTTATCCTCGTAGATTTTGGCAAACATCTCGTTCTCATTGGTGGCACGGAATATGGCGGTGAAATCAAGAAGAGCATCTTCAGCGCTCTCAACTACTACCTTCCCAAGCGGGGCGTCCTCAGTATGCATTGCAGCGCCAACTACGGCGTGGACAAGGATGATGTGGCCCTGTTCTTTGGTCTCAGCGGCACGGGCAAAACGACACTGAGCAATGACCCCGCCCGCCACCTGATCGGCGACGACGAACATGGCTGGAGCGACAACGGCGTTTTTAATTTCGAGGGAGGCTGCTACGCCAAAGTGATTCGCCTGGATCCGAAAGGGGAACCGGAGATTTACGAGACGACGCGCCGCTTTGGCACGATTCTGGAGAATGTGGTTTACAACAGCGATGATCGGCATCTGAATCTGGACGATGACGCCTATACGGAAAACACGCGCTCCAGCTATCCGATCACGCACATTGGCAACGCCGACCCGATGGGCATTGGCGGGCATCCGAAGAACGTCATCTTCCTGACGGCGGATGCGTTTGGCGTGTTGCCGCCTATCAGCCGTCTGACGAAGGCGCAGGCGATGTACCATTTTCTTAGCGGGTATACGGCGAAAGTTGCCGGCACGGAACGCGGCGTCACCGAACCCCAAGCAACCTTCAGCGCCTGCTTTGGCGCCCCCTTCATGCCCCTCCATCCCGGCGCGTACGCCAAACTGCTGGGCGAAAAGATCGACGCCCACAATGCCACCGTCTGGCTGCTGAACACCGGTTGGAGCGGCGGCCCCTACGGCGTCGGTTCGCGCATGAAACTGGCCTACACCCGTCGCATGGTCAGCGCCATCCTCGCCGGCGACCTGGATAATGCCGAGTTTGAAAAGGACCCCGTTTTTGGTCTCTACGTGCCTAAGCATGTCCAGGACGTGCCCGACAAAGTGCTGCGTCCCCGTGAGACGTGGGAATCGCCGGAAGCATACGATGTGCAGGCGATGAAACTGGCGCGCATGTTCCAGGCGAACTTCAAGCAGTTTGAAAGCGGCGTCACCTCGGAAGTCGTCGCCGCCGGTCCGCTGGTAGAAATGGCCTGA
- a CDS encoding transglycosylase SLT domain-containing protein: MNHSGNFSRTIKKPGFFSELKIIAGILVLTLILWQLVLGASAARASVDPVAITTLRQVVPLDFLAPTWQGNIRRWSPEIHSISQKYGIDPDLIAAVVEAESHGDPIAESHVGAVGLMGVMPTGPGFEWRPTKEELRDPLTNLDWGTAILTDILRQSGGDISAALAAYNGGWEQTDIPVTQQYAAQVLNYYGKAVAARSGVAPEIATEWSIAVEINRGYIPSQTLLLGREPFSGLRTYGEPMLFRDVDSMGRAFYIRAYAVPVALRVPLEEATAPFGASDVVEPMMMARLGLEEPQKVATSNPHVLLACLPSLRRLRGRLSTRWYAPSGCPASVRSD; this comes from the coding sequence ATGAACCACTCTGGTAATTTCAGCCGAACAATCAAAAAACCCGGTTTTTTCAGTGAACTCAAGATTATTGCCGGCATTCTCGTCCTGACACTCATACTCTGGCAACTTGTCCTCGGCGCATCCGCCGCCAGAGCCAGCGTCGATCCCGTCGCCATTACCACCTTGCGACAAGTTGTTCCCCTCGACTTCCTGGCGCCTACCTGGCAGGGTAACATCCGCCGCTGGTCGCCAGAAATCCACTCCATCTCCCAAAAATACGGCATCGACCCCGACCTCATCGCCGCCGTCGTGGAGGCGGAATCTCACGGTGATCCCATTGCCGAAAGCCACGTGGGCGCTGTGGGATTGATGGGCGTCATGCCCACGGGGCCTGGTTTTGAATGGCGGCCAACAAAAGAGGAACTGCGCGACCCGCTGACGAATCTCGACTGGGGCACGGCCATCCTCACCGACATCTTGCGCCAATCGGGTGGGGACATCAGCGCGGCCCTGGCCGCCTACAACGGCGGATGGGAGCAAACCGACATCCCCGTGACGCAGCAATATGCCGCCCAGGTCCTCAATTATTACGGAAAAGCCGTGGCCGCGCGTTCTGGCGTCGCCCCGGAGATCGCCACGGAGTGGTCTATTGCCGTAGAAATCAATCGCGGCTACATTCCCAGCCAGACATTGTTGTTGGGACGGGAACCATTTTCCGGGCTACGCACCTATGGCGAGCCTATGCTTTTTCGGGACGTGGACAGCATGGGGCGGGCGTTTTATATTCGTGCCTACGCGGTTCCCGTGGCGCTGCGCGTGCCGCTAGAGGAGGCGACGGCCCCATTTGGGGCCAGCGATGTGGTGGAGCCGATGATGATGGCCCGCCTGGGGTTGGAGGAACCGCAAAAAGTGGCAACATCTAACCCGCATGTGTTGTTGGCCTGCCTGCCCAGTCTACGCCGCTTGCGCGGGCGGTTGAGCACACGCTGGTATGCGCCCAGCGGCTGCCCCGCCTCCGTGCGGTCTGATTGA
- a CDS encoding zinc dependent phospholipase C family protein: MTEPVLPRATRQLLTTSWPAFYFGNVAPDFQAVCGLPRETTHFYGTPPQPDEEAYEVMLRQYPELARVGEMSPTRMAFVAGYCVHLLFDVCWFREILVPFFLEPSYWQDNGQRFLSHNVLLIYLDRVALNSLSVDAGIDLAAAEPDHWLPFAGDDQLRLWRDNIVPQLRPRARVQTIDVYAQRMRLDPATFAAHLQDPDWMAEHLFNKVPLYEVQGVLDRCRQRSLSLLTNYLAQPARQPLP; this comes from the coding sequence ATGACCGAGCCGGTGCTGCCGCGGGCAACGCGCCAGCTTCTGACCACGTCGTGGCCTGCTTTTTACTTCGGCAATGTGGCCCCGGATTTTCAGGCGGTGTGTGGTCTGCCACGCGAAACGACGCATTTCTATGGCACGCCCCCGCAGCCCGACGAAGAAGCGTATGAGGTAATGCTGCGGCAGTACCCCGAACTGGCGCGAGTGGGGGAGATGTCGCCGACGCGGATGGCTTTTGTGGCCGGATACTGTGTCCATCTTTTGTTTGATGTTTGCTGGTTCCGCGAGATTTTGGTCCCGTTTTTTCTGGAGCCGTCGTATTGGCAAGATAACGGGCAGCGGTTTTTGTCGCATAATGTGTTGTTGATTTACCTGGATCGAGTGGCGTTGAATTCGTTGTCGGTGGATGCCGGCATTGATCTTGCCGCCGCCGAACCTGATCACTGGCTACCCTTTGCCGGCGACGATCAACTGCGCCTATGGCGCGACAACATCGTGCCCCAACTACGTCCGCGCGCCCGTGTGCAAACCATCGACGTCTACGCGCAGCGGATGCGCCTGGACCCGGCCACCTTTGCCGCTCATTTGCAAGACCCTGACTGGATGGCGGAGCATTTGTTCAACAAAGTGCCTTTGTATGAGGTACAGGGGGTGTTGGACAGATGCCGGCAGCGCAGCCTTTCCCTCCTCACCAACTACCTGGCTCAACCGGCGCGGCAACCCCTACCCTGA